A stretch of Lactiplantibacillus brownii DNA encodes these proteins:
- a CDS encoding flavocytochrome c has protein sequence MAKFQFEATAPTALKDQYDVIIIGSGSSGLVSAIQAHELGLKPLILEKMPKIGGNTTRASSGMNAAETFVQLKHHVVDSYADFYHETFVGGGEKNDPAMLDYFTSHGALAIDWLAAHGIELDDLTITGGMRVKRTHRPSSLAPIGSFLVTELLKLVAADQLPLVTNATVTRLLQTAGKVTGLTVELADGHQRQISAPAVILATGGFGANPELIAKYRPDLKGYRTTNQPGATGDGINLSTQVGAALVDMTQIQVHPTVQQDTAHAFLIGEAVRGEGAILVNAMGQRFVNELTTRKAVTAAIDQLPTKHAYLILDQAVRDRVPAINFYDSVGLVVTGSSLAELAEKIDMPSSQLTTTVAKWNQAVTAQADTEFGRTTGMAHGLAKGPFYAIHIAPAVHYTMGGVKVKPTTQVVSTTDQVIPGLYAAGEIAGGLHGNNRIGGNSIAETVVFGRQAGQQVYRYLSTLK, from the coding sequence ATGGCTAAGTTTCAATTTGAAGCAACCGCACCAACGGCTTTGAAGGATCAATATGACGTGATCATTATCGGTTCTGGTAGTTCTGGATTAGTGAGTGCAATTCAAGCCCATGAGTTAGGCTTGAAACCACTTATTTTAGAAAAAATGCCCAAGATTGGCGGCAATACGACTCGCGCTTCATCGGGGATGAACGCGGCAGAAACATTCGTACAGCTTAAACACCACGTGGTCGATAGTTACGCTGACTTTTATCATGAAACATTCGTGGGCGGCGGTGAAAAAAACGATCCTGCGATGTTGGATTATTTTACCTCACACGGAGCCTTGGCAATTGATTGGTTAGCGGCTCATGGTATCGAATTGGACGACTTGACGATTACTGGTGGGATGCGGGTCAAGCGGACTCATCGACCAAGTAGTCTTGCGCCAATTGGGAGCTTTTTAGTCACAGAATTGTTGAAACTAGTGGCCGCGGACCAATTGCCATTGGTCACTAATGCGACCGTCACGCGACTGTTACAAACGGCTGGCAAAGTGACCGGCCTGACCGTTGAATTAGCCGATGGTCATCAGCGGCAAATAAGCGCACCGGCAGTCATTTTAGCGACCGGTGGTTTTGGCGCTAATCCTGAATTGATTGCTAAATATCGACCAGACTTGAAGGGTTATCGAACCACCAATCAACCGGGTGCGACGGGTGATGGCATTAATTTGTCGACTCAAGTAGGGGCTGCTTTGGTTGACATGACTCAAATTCAAGTCCACCCAACGGTACAACAAGATACGGCGCATGCTTTTTTGATTGGTGAAGCTGTGCGTGGTGAAGGTGCTATTTTGGTTAATGCCATGGGTCAACGATTTGTTAATGAATTGACAACGCGTAAAGCCGTTACTGCGGCTATTGATCAACTCCCAACGAAACACGCTTATTTGATCTTAGATCAAGCGGTTCGTGACCGGGTCCCCGCCATCAACTTCTATGACTCAGTTGGCTTAGTGGTTACGGGGTCGAGTTTGGCTGAACTAGCTGAAAAAATTGATATGCCAAGTTCACAGCTGACTACAACGGTCGCCAAATGGAATCAAGCCGTTACGGCACAAGCTGATACTGAATTCGGTCGGACGACTGGGATGGCCCATGGCTTAGCCAAGGGACCATTTTATGCCATTCATATTGCCCCCGCGGTCCATTACACGATGGGTGGTGTCAAAGTTAAGCCCACGACGCAAGTGGTTTCCACAACAGATCAGGTTATTCCTGGGCTATATGCCGCTGGTGAAATTGCTGGTGGGCTACATGGTAATAACCGAATCGGGGGTAATTCCATTGCTGAGACGGTTGTCTTCGGACGTCAAGCTGGGCAACAAGTTTATCGTTATTTATCGACATTAAAATAG
- a CDS encoding HIRAN domain-containing protein, which produces MKLTIGSQVLLQSGVRYQVLAIIDQGQHCLAKQLQTDALVEVIETAEIVQIAELEPTNSPAITDQVLATVTVVGEHYVSDIQATLADLADGMTVLLQREANNQYDEQAISVWTLGHARLGYLSRHQNTPYAQLLDQGAYLYGKVSQLDQDEQKLKVCLFRVMGVAETPALQIQQRLAQVRTTSPAALPKQLLMTPLGNLIVKSNGRPLNYQLTPLTPWLTPDDQLTVTQRYLVTPEWSEVTDQSLVTCELSAETSVIETWQNATEQAVVLANSDSFYVVGLSAKTYLAANDNFIADTTQPRAFYRVNQVAAHQTASFVVSWLSFGAVQVKAAMQQALHYPSANVWLPYTAQAANQQQLSLTREELATLVVSPLPNYPGGRELAPSISDLTLAKIRAVLGDRAYHALASYRERVQLVAGSLDDVAPNLLQTIIHATIYHEISTLRYFSPDQGIISLPVYPCQLFSEPLGQHETKQIGWLAFYNFDSFGLQQVPLTAISSLAIIDNPEHPQRLQPDDELDWLSLFLNSWNDVD; this is translated from the coding sequence ATGAAATTAACCATCGGGTCGCAGGTTTTACTACAATCGGGAGTCCGATATCAAGTTTTGGCGATCATTGATCAAGGACAACACTGTTTAGCCAAACAATTACAAACGGATGCTTTAGTGGAAGTTATTGAAACAGCTGAAATTGTTCAGATAGCTGAACTTGAGCCAACTAACTCACCGGCGATTACTGATCAAGTATTGGCGACGGTGACGGTTGTGGGTGAACACTATGTATCTGATATTCAAGCCACCCTGGCCGACTTAGCGGACGGGATGACCGTTTTATTGCAACGGGAGGCTAATAACCAATATGATGAGCAGGCGATCTCCGTTTGGACACTTGGACATGCTCGATTAGGTTATCTGTCACGTCACCAGAACACTCCTTACGCACAACTCTTAGATCAAGGCGCCTACTTGTACGGTAAGGTTAGTCAGTTAGATCAGGATGAGCAAAAATTAAAAGTATGCTTATTTCGGGTGATGGGAGTTGCTGAGACGCCTGCGCTACAGATTCAGCAACGACTAGCACAGGTTAGGACTACCAGTCCAGCGGCGTTACCTAAGCAGTTATTGATGACACCACTGGGTAATTTAATCGTTAAGAGTAACGGTCGACCACTTAATTACCAGCTCACCCCACTCACCCCGTGGCTAACGCCAGATGATCAATTGACGGTCACCCAACGCTATTTGGTCACGCCAGAATGGTCGGAAGTAACAGATCAAAGCTTAGTTACCTGTGAATTGAGTGCAGAAACCAGCGTCATCGAAACTTGGCAGAATGCTACGGAGCAAGCGGTGGTGTTGGCAAACTCGGATAGTTTTTATGTGGTTGGCCTGAGTGCGAAAACCTATTTGGCTGCCAATGATAACTTTATTGCGGATACCACGCAACCAAGAGCTTTTTATCGTGTCAATCAGGTGGCGGCCCATCAAACGGCTAGCTTTGTCGTTAGTTGGTTATCATTTGGGGCTGTACAAGTCAAAGCAGCGATGCAGCAGGCACTACATTACCCGAGTGCCAATGTTTGGTTGCCATACACCGCGCAAGCGGCTAATCAACAGCAGCTCAGTTTAACGCGAGAGGAACTGGCGACATTAGTCGTTTCGCCGTTGCCTAATTACCCGGGTGGACGGGAATTAGCCCCAAGTATTAGTGATTTAACCCTCGCGAAAATACGAGCCGTTTTGGGTGACCGAGCTTATCATGCTTTGGCAAGTTATCGGGAGCGGGTACAATTAGTTGCCGGCAGTCTCGATGATGTGGCTCCCAACTTACTACAAACGATTATTCATGCGACAATATATCATGAAATTAGTACCTTGCGTTATTTTTCACCCGACCAAGGCATCATCAGTTTGCCAGTCTATCCTTGTCAGCTGTTCAGTGAGCCATTAGGGCAACACGAGACCAAGCAAATTGGTTGGCTAGCTTTCTATAATTTTGACAGTTTTGGGCTACAACAAGTTCCCTTGACCGCAATTTCGAGTTTGGCGATTATTGATAATCCAGAACATCCGCAGCGTCTGCAACCAGACGATGAACTGGATTGGTTAAGCCTATTCCTAAATAGTTGGAATGATGTAGACTAA
- a CDS encoding NUDIX hydrolase: MANYIKELRALVGHKPLILNTAAGILVNDQQQVLLNLRTDTHNWSLPGGYLEYGETYATACIREYKEDSGIDVKIVAPIGIFDQGETTYPNGDVVQTITELFLVEAVGGHQLAQATDETIRLDYFDFDHLPPLLNQQTADTLVAAKAFLNR, from the coding sequence ATGGCAAATTATATTAAAGAACTACGCGCGTTAGTTGGTCACAAACCGTTGATTTTAAATACGGCGGCCGGTATTTTAGTCAACGATCAACAGCAAGTTTTGCTGAATCTCAGAACGGACACGCATAACTGGAGTTTACCGGGTGGCTACTTGGAATATGGCGAAACCTATGCGACTGCTTGTATTCGTGAATACAAAGAAGACAGCGGCATCGACGTTAAAATTGTCGCCCCCATCGGTATTTTTGATCAGGGTGAGACGACCTACCCTAACGGTGATGTGGTTCAGACCATTACAGAGCTCTTCTTAGTTGAAGCCGTGGGCGGTCATCAATTAGCCCAAGCAACGGATGAAACCATCCGATTAGACTACTTTGATTTTGACCACTTGCCACCTTTACTCAACCAACAAACTGCCGACACCCTCGTTGCGGCAAAAGCATTTCTTAATCGCTAA
- a CDS encoding amino acid permease, with amino-acid sequence MQRKLSTGQMQMIALGGTIGVGLFMGSSSTIKWTGPSVLIAYIVSGAFLYLIMRALGEMLYVDPNTGSFAKFASEYIHPVFGYLTAWSNIFQFVVVGMSEMIALGGYCRYWWPNLPDWIPGLIAIVFLAVANLISVKMFGTLETWFSLIKVVTIILMIIAGLGLILFGFGNHGQPIGISNLWSHGGFFTGGVKGFVFALAIVLASYQGIELIGVTAGEAENPQSTLVKAIRSTVARILIFYVGAIFVIVSIYPWDKLSQIGSPFVQTFAKIGITAAASIINFVVITASLSGTNSGIYSASRMTYTLAENKQLPHRMTLLNRHGVPFYAVIAISTGILIGVVLNVILPIFFKDASEIFVMVYSSSVLPGMVPWVVILISQIEFRKQNVAKMADHPFKMPLSPYSNYLTLAFLALTLVFMFVNPETRYSILVGVVFLAVMTVIYFHKYRQPKTND; translated from the coding sequence ATGCAGAGAAAATTAAGTACGGGCCAAATGCAGATGATTGCATTGGGTGGCACAATTGGGGTGGGCCTATTTATGGGGTCTAGCTCGACCATCAAGTGGACCGGACCGTCAGTTTTGATTGCGTACATCGTTTCGGGGGCATTTTTATACTTGATCATGCGAGCTTTGGGTGAAATGTTATATGTTGATCCCAATACCGGCTCGTTTGCAAAGTTTGCTTCAGAATATATTCACCCAGTGTTTGGCTATTTAACGGCGTGGAGTAATATTTTCCAATTTGTCGTTGTCGGGATGAGTGAAATGATTGCGCTGGGCGGCTATTGCCGTTACTGGTGGCCAAATTTGCCAGACTGGATTCCGGGACTGATTGCGATCGTCTTCTTAGCGGTGGCTAATCTTATTTCCGTGAAAATGTTTGGGACGCTAGAGACCTGGTTTTCGCTGATCAAAGTTGTCACGATTATCTTAATGATCATTGCTGGTCTAGGGTTGATCCTGTTTGGTTTTGGTAATCACGGTCAGCCGATTGGGATCAGTAATTTATGGTCGCATGGCGGCTTCTTTACGGGTGGTGTGAAAGGATTTGTGTTTGCACTAGCAATTGTGTTGGCTTCCTATCAAGGCATTGAGTTAATTGGTGTGACGGCAGGAGAAGCCGAGAACCCGCAGAGTACGTTGGTCAAAGCGATTCGATCGACGGTTGCGCGTATCCTGATTTTTTATGTTGGGGCAATTTTTGTGATTGTGAGCATTTACCCCTGGGATAAGCTCAGTCAGATTGGCTCGCCATTCGTGCAGACGTTTGCGAAGATTGGGATTACCGCGGCAGCGTCTATTATTAATTTCGTCGTGATCACAGCGTCGCTATCAGGGACCAATTCTGGTATTTATAGTGCGAGTCGGATGACGTATACCTTAGCTGAAAATAAGCAGTTACCACACCGAATGACGTTGTTAAATCGGCATGGCGTGCCCTTTTATGCGGTGATCGCAATTTCAACTGGAATTTTGATTGGGGTCGTTTTGAACGTTATTTTACCAATTTTCTTTAAGGATGCCAGTGAGATTTTCGTGATGGTTTACAGTTCCAGCGTGCTACCAGGGATGGTGCCGTGGGTTGTAATTTTGATCAGTCAAATTGAGTTCCGTAAGCAAAATGTGGCTAAAATGGCAGATCATCCCTTTAAAATGCCGCTATCACCTTATTCGAACTATTTGACCTTAGCCTTTTTGGCCTTGACATTAGTTTTTATGTTCGTTAATCCAGAAACACGCTATTCAATTTTAGTTGGCGTGGTCTTCTTAGCGGTGATGACGGTCATTTATTTCCACAAATATCGCCAACCTAAAACCAATGATTAG
- a CDS encoding alpha/beta fold hydrolase, with amino-acid sequence MRFITSDRVTLVYSDHGQGPAVVLLAGFGLAKEIWRAQIPVLVAAGYRVINLDSRGQGQSQRTQTGQSLKRRARDAHELMTFLGLQRPVLVGHSLGAATWFAFIAEFGDQEVRAIVDVDQPPRLLPAPGWSTGLKPLVWSKLPRYWQRPLGYAAFKAIDDDTAALIDATEIVAPFSSLSLLPLLIDHLDHDWRQVVRQLQVPLLIIAGAESPLFKPEFAAITAQMTAAGTSVVIPQAGHLVMAEQATEFNRILLTFLTNLL; translated from the coding sequence ATGCGATTCATCACTTCAGACCGGGTGACTTTGGTGTACTCGGATCACGGCCAAGGACCAGCTGTGGTGCTATTAGCTGGTTTCGGTTTGGCGAAAGAAATTTGGCGTGCCCAAATCCCGGTACTAGTCGCGGCAGGTTATCGCGTGATTAATCTTGATAGTCGTGGTCAAGGCCAGTCACAACGGACGCAGACCGGGCAATCGTTGAAGCGCCGAGCCCGAGACGCACATGAACTGATGACGTTTTTAGGGCTTCAACGTCCCGTTCTAGTGGGTCATTCACTCGGTGCGGCAACTTGGTTTGCATTTATTGCCGAATTTGGTGATCAAGAGGTGCGGGCCATCGTGGATGTTGATCAACCGCCAAGATTATTACCAGCACCAGGTTGGTCAACGGGACTTAAACCACTCGTTTGGTCAAAATTACCTCGCTATTGGCAGCGGCCGCTGGGCTATGCCGCTTTTAAGGCTATTGATGACGATACCGCTGCCTTAATTGACGCAACCGAAATAGTCGCGCCATTTTCTTCGCTATCGTTGTTACCACTTTTAATTGATCATTTAGACCATGACTGGCGCCAAGTCGTGCGTCAATTACAGGTGCCACTCTTGATTATTGCAGGTGCTGAATCCCCATTATTCAAGCCTGAGTTTGCAGCGATCACGGCGCAAATGACTGCGGCGGGGACTAGTGTTGTGATTCCACAAGCTGGTCATTTAGTGATGGCTGAACAAGCGACCGAATTTAACCGCATATTGCTCACATTTTTAACCAATTTATTGTAA